GCTCGGTCTGAACGCGGTGAGCGACGGCCTCCATGTGCTGCTGCCGCAGGGCGCCACGGGGCTCTTCGATCCGTTGCGGGCGCGCGGCTTCGAGCCGGTGCCGATGGATCTGGGCGAGCTGCTGAAGGGCGGCGGCAGTGTGAAGTGCTGCACGCAGGAGCTGCGCGGGTAACCGCGGGCGCCGGACGCGCTCAAGCGCTCCCGGCCCTCCCGGCCCTCCCGTCCCTCAAGCGCTCCCGGCGCTCTCAGTCACCCGACGGACCCGTCCCGCGCGGCGGCCACTCCTCGCCCCACGCGATGTCCCGGGCGGCGCGGTACAGCTCGCCGTGCCGCTTGGTGACCGTGGAGCGCTTCAGCGCCTCCTCGCGGGTGCACAGGTCCAGCAGCACCTGTCCCTTGCGGATCTGCGGCTTGCGGGTGACGCGCGCCCGGGCGGGCTCCGTCCCGAAGCGGGTCGCCACGACGTAGCTGAACTTCTCGTCCTCGTACGGCAGTGAGCCGCCCTTGACCTGCCGGTGCAGCGAGGAGCGGCTGACCCGGGCCGAGAAGTGGCACCAGTCCGTGCCCGGCTCGATGGGGCAGGTGTCGTCGTGCGGGCAGGGCGCGGCGACCTTCAGCCCGGCCGCGATCAGCCGGTCGCGGGCCTCGATGATCCGGGCGTAGCCGTCGGGGGTGCCCGGTTCGACGACCACGACCGCCTGGGCGGCGGCCGCCGCGGTGTCGACGAGCGCGGTGCGGACGTCCGCGGTCAGCTCCTTGAGCACGTAGGAGACGGTGATCAGGTCCGTGGGGGCGAGTTCGAGGCCCGCGCCGATCCGGGCCCGGCGCCACTCGGCGGTGCGCAGGGCGGGGATGCCGGAGATCGCGGCCAGTTCGCGGCCGAGGGCGAGTGCGGGTTCCGCCCAGTCCAGGACGGTCGTCCTCGGCCCCTCCCAGGCCCCTGCCACGGCCCAGCTCGCCGCCCCGGTGCCGCCGCCGACGTCGGTGTGTGTGGCGGGCGCCCAGTCCGGGGCGGTCTCCTGGAACGCGGCGAGGGCGGACCGTACCGCTTCGAAGGTCGCGGGCATCCGGTACGCGGCGTACGCGGCGACGTCGGAGCGGTCACGGAGCACCGGGGCGTCCGTGGGGGTGGTGCCGCGGTAGTTGGCGATCAGCCGGTCGACGGCCTGGGCCGCCTGCTTGGGCGGCAGCCCGTCGAGCAGTGCGGCCAGCGCCGTGCGCAGGGCTTCCGCGGTGGGGAGGGTGGCATTCACCGACGAATTGTAGGCGGCGGCGAGCCGGCTGTTTCCGGCCTGCCACCGGCTCCGGACGGCGCCGGATCCGAACTGCCGTGGGAACTGCGCCAGTTGCTACGCTGACCGGCGCGAGGTCGGGATCGCCCATCGAGGGAAACCATGAGACAGAAGATCGTGCGCCTGGTTCTGGTCGGCGGAGTGCTCCTGCTCGCCCTGCTTCTTCTGCTGGCCACCTGCGGCAGTGGTGAGAAGGCCTCCGACAAGCCGGAGAAGCAGGTCGGGGCGAGTGCGGCCCCGGTGACACGGCTCACCGTCCCCTCCGTGTTCGCGACGGAGCACGGCTGGGAGCTCATCGGTACCTCGCCCGACTACGCGCTCTCCCGGACGACGGGGAGCCTCGCCTATCTCGTACGGATCTCGGACACCAAGTACCAGCTGCGGACCATCGACTCGGGGACCGGCGAGGCGGGCTGGCACGGCGAGAGCTGGCGGCCCCCGTCCCCTCAGCACTTCCCGAGACTCCTCCCGGTCACCGTGGACGAGCACGAGTACTTCGTGACGTGGTCGTACGGGAAGGTCGGGGAGAACGCGCTGACCCCCGCCGACACGATCGTCTCGCTGGATGTGTACGACGTGCAGGACGGCTCCCGGCGGCGCGTCGAGGTGCCGTGGAACTCCGTACCAACGGTCTCGGCCACCGGCCCCGGCATCCTCATCAGCGACGGCCGGACGAGCAGCGCGGTGGTCGACCCGGTGACCGGCCGGGTGACGGAGGTCACCGCCGCCGCGCTCAAATACCCCAAGGGCTGCACGACCTGCAAGCAGCTCACCGAGGTGCGCGGGCTGGCGAAGAGGGGCCTGCTGGTCAGCGGGGCCAAGGAGTTCTGGGTGCAGGGCGGGTGGTTCAGCCGCGACGTCGCCCCCAAGGGCACCGACCGGCTCAGCGGAATCCCGACGTCGGTGATCCCGGGCCTGGTGCTGGCGAAGTGGCAGCTCGCGAAGGGGGCGGCGCGCGCCGCCACCCACGACCTGTGGACGGTGCACGACCTGGAGACGGGCAAGCCCCTGGCTTCGGTGGAGTGCAGCAAGCCCGCGATAAAGCCGGGCCAGTATCCGCAGCTCGTCGCCGCGCCCTCCGGCAGCTTCCTGGTGGCCGGACCGCTCGCCTTCGACCTGTCGACGAAGCGGGCGTTCTGCTTCGAGGGCGCGGACGGCACGAAACCGCTGACGCTGGCGTCGGTGAACGACGAGGGCGTCGCGTAC
This sequence is a window from Streptomyces sp. NBC_01217. Protein-coding genes within it:
- a CDS encoding small ribosomal subunit Rsm22 family protein, coding for MNATLPTAEALRTALAALLDGLPPKQAAQAVDRLIANYRGTTPTDAPVLRDRSDVAAYAAYRMPATFEAVRSALAAFQETAPDWAPATHTDVGGGTGAASWAVAGAWEGPRTTVLDWAEPALALGRELAAISGIPALRTAEWRRARIGAGLELAPTDLITVSYVLKELTADVRTALVDTAAAAAQAVVVVEPGTPDGYARIIEARDRLIAAGLKVAAPCPHDDTCPIEPGTDWCHFSARVSRSSLHRQVKGGSLPYEDEKFSYVVATRFGTEPARARVTRKPQIRKGQVLLDLCTREEALKRSTVTKRHGELYRAARDIAWGEEWPPRGTGPSGD